A region from the Variovorax sp. V93 genome encodes:
- the mraZ gene encoding division/cell wall cluster transcriptional repressor MraZ, translated as MFQGASSLSLDAKGRLSVPTRHRDVLSATAGGQLTITKHPHGCLMVFPRPEWEKFRERIAALPMSAQWWKRVFLGNAMDVEMDGTGRILVSPELRAATGIVRDTLLLGMGNHFELWDKATYEAKEAEATQGEMPDVFQDFAF; from the coding sequence GTGTTTCAAGGCGCTTCATCGCTCAGTCTGGATGCCAAGGGGCGGCTCTCCGTGCCGACCCGGCATCGCGACGTCCTGAGCGCCACGGCGGGCGGCCAGCTCACGATCACCAAGCATCCGCACGGCTGCCTCATGGTGTTCCCGCGTCCCGAGTGGGAGAAATTCAGGGAGCGCATCGCCGCGCTGCCGATGTCGGCACAGTGGTGGAAGCGCGTCTTCCTCGGCAACGCCATGGACGTGGAGATGGACGGCACCGGACGCATCCTGGTGTCGCCCGAACTGCGTGCCGCCACGGGCATCGTGCGCGACACGCTGCTCCTGGGCATGGGCAACCACTTCGAGCTCTGGGACAAGGCGACCTACGAGGCCAAGGAGGCCGAGGCCACCCAGGGCGAGATGCCGGATGTGTTTCAGGACTTCGCGTTCTGA
- the rsmH gene encoding 16S rRNA (cytosine(1402)-N(4))-methyltransferase RsmH, producing the protein MNTPWTHTTVMLNEAVEALLSGSTAATGTYVDATFGRGGHARAILARLAPEGRLIAFDKDAEAVAEAARISDARFSIRHQGFRSLGELPDASVAGVLMDLGVSSPQIDNPVRGFSFRFDGPLDMRMDTTRGESVADWLATAELQQIAEVIRDYGEERFAVQIAKAIVARRQERGAISTTTELAELVAGAVKTREPGQNPATRTFQAFRIFINAELEELQQALEASLSVLQPGGRLAVISFHSLEDRIVKQFIARHSKEVYDRRAPFAAPKAMKLRALERIKPSAEEVSGNPRSRSAILRVAERTAESV; encoded by the coding sequence GTGAACACTCCATGGACCCATACGACCGTGATGCTGAACGAAGCGGTGGAAGCCCTTCTTTCCGGCAGCACGGCAGCCACCGGCACCTACGTGGATGCGACCTTCGGGCGTGGAGGGCATGCGCGCGCGATCCTCGCGCGGCTGGCGCCGGAAGGCAGGCTGATCGCATTCGACAAGGATGCGGAAGCGGTGGCCGAAGCAGCGCGCATCTCGGATGCGCGTTTTTCCATCCGGCACCAGGGATTCCGTTCGCTGGGCGAATTGCCCGATGCCAGCGTGGCGGGCGTGCTGATGGACCTGGGCGTGAGTTCGCCGCAAATCGACAACCCGGTGCGCGGTTTCAGTTTTCGTTTCGACGGTCCGCTCGACATGCGCATGGACACCACGCGCGGCGAGAGCGTGGCCGATTGGCTGGCAACGGCCGAACTTCAGCAGATTGCAGAGGTGATCCGTGACTATGGCGAAGAACGGTTTGCTGTTCAGATTGCAAAGGCGATTGTTGCTCGCAGACAAGAACGGGGCGCAATTTCAACCACCACCGAACTGGCCGAGCTCGTGGCTGGCGCGGTCAAAACCCGCGAGCCGGGCCAGAACCCTGCAACGCGCACATTTCAGGCTTTTCGGATTTTCATCAACGCCGAGCTTGAAGAGCTGCAACAGGCGCTAGAGGCAAGTCTTTCCGTGCTGCAACCCGGAGGCCGGCTCGCGGTGATCAGCTTCCATTCGCTGGAAGACCGCATCGTGAAGCAGTTCATCGCCAGGCACTCGAAGGAGGTGTACGACCGCCGCGCGCCGTTCGCCGCCCCCAAGGCCATGAAGCTGCGCGCGCTCGAGCGCATCAAGCCCTCGGCCGAAGAGGTGAGCGGCAACCCGCGCTCGCGCAGCGCGATCCTGCGCGTGGCCGAGCGCACCGCCGAGTCTGTCTGA
- the ftsL gene encoding cell division protein FtsL produces MARLNLLLLLAVVASALYLVHTQYLSRQLYTELDRTQQEARRLELDHDRLQVEKRAQATPLRVEKLAKEQLQMRTTTPAITQYVRPDGTVIPAVVAPPPAPPATPAAKPVARTQR; encoded by the coding sequence ATGGCCCGCCTCAACCTGCTCCTGCTGCTCGCGGTGGTCGCCTCCGCGCTCTACCTCGTGCACACGCAGTACCTGTCGCGCCAGCTCTACACCGAGCTCGACCGCACCCAGCAGGAAGCCCGCCGGCTCGAGCTCGACCACGACCGGCTGCAGGTGGAAAAGCGCGCGCAGGCTACGCCATTGCGCGTGGAGAAGCTGGCCAAGGAGCAGCTGCAGATGCGCACCACCACGCCGGCCATCACGCAGTACGTGCGGCCCGACGGCACGGTGATCCCGGCCGTGGTGGCGCCGCCGCCGGCGCCGCCTGCGACGCCAGCGGCCAAACCCGTCGCGAGGACCCAGCGATGA
- a CDS encoding penicillin-binding protein 2 yields the protein MSRRSVRYTTSPLLASKTPVWRSKFIVAGIAFGFVVLAGRAAYVQVFNNSFFQRQGEVRFARTLELPANRGRILDRNGLILASSVVAPSIWAIPEDIERDDPEVRAKLKQVAKLLEMPQKDFDKKLEDEDKTFVWIKRQVDEPIAKQIAALNLKGIYQRKEYKRQYPEGEAAAHVVGFTNVEDNGQEGIELSFNKELAGKAGSRRVIKDRLGRVVEGVGEQVPPVDGKDIQLSVDSKVQFFAYQKLRDAVTARKAKAGSVVVLDAVTGEVLALANYPSYVPDKRQNLTGEQLRNRALTDTFEPGSTMKPITVAMALEAGRVKPSTLIETSPGRFQLGGFTISDTHNYGTLTVEGVIQKSSNVGALKIAQKMTPHEMWDTYTALGYGQKPQIQFPGAVTGRLRPWKTWKPVEQATMAYGYGLSASLFQMAHSYTAFAHDGAIIPVTILKSTESPVGVRVFSPSNALAVRKMLQMAAGPGGTGTRAQTIGYSVGGKSGTAHKQVGKGYASNKYRAWFTGMAPIEKPRIIVGVMIDEPSDGQYFGGVAAAPVFSEVVQQTLRMMNVPPDLAVKPLVVTQGVDESF from the coding sequence ATGAGCCGTCGCAGCGTCCGCTACACCACCAGTCCCTTGCTCGCGAGCAAGACGCCTGTCTGGCGCAGCAAGTTCATCGTCGCCGGCATCGCCTTCGGCTTCGTGGTGCTCGCGGGCCGGGCCGCCTACGTGCAGGTGTTCAACAACAGCTTCTTCCAGCGGCAGGGCGAAGTGCGCTTTGCGCGCACGCTCGAGCTGCCGGCCAACCGCGGGCGCATCCTCGACCGCAACGGCCTGATCCTGGCGTCCAGCGTGGTGGCGCCGAGCATCTGGGCCATTCCGGAAGACATCGAGCGCGACGACCCCGAGGTGCGGGCCAAGCTCAAGCAGGTGGCCAAGCTGCTCGAGATGCCGCAGAAGGACTTCGACAAGAAGCTCGAGGACGAGGACAAGACCTTCGTCTGGATCAAGCGCCAGGTCGACGAGCCGATCGCCAAGCAGATTGCTGCGCTCAACCTCAAGGGCATCTACCAGCGCAAGGAATACAAGCGCCAGTACCCCGAGGGCGAGGCCGCGGCGCACGTGGTGGGCTTCACCAACGTCGAGGACAACGGACAGGAAGGCATCGAGCTCTCTTTCAACAAGGAGCTGGCCGGCAAGGCCGGCTCGCGCCGCGTCATCAAGGACCGCCTGGGCCGCGTGGTCGAGGGCGTGGGCGAGCAGGTGCCGCCGGTCGACGGCAAGGACATCCAGCTCAGCGTCGACAGCAAGGTGCAGTTCTTCGCCTACCAGAAGCTGCGCGACGCGGTGACGGCGCGCAAGGCCAAGGCCGGCAGCGTGGTGGTGCTGGATGCGGTCACCGGCGAGGTGCTGGCGCTGGCCAACTATCCGAGCTACGTGCCCGACAAGCGGCAGAACCTCACGGGCGAGCAGCTGCGCAACCGCGCGCTTACCGACACCTTCGAGCCCGGCTCGACCATGAAGCCGATCACCGTGGCCATGGCGCTGGAGGCCGGCCGCGTGAAGCCCTCCACGCTGATCGAGACCTCGCCCGGCCGCTTCCAGCTGGGCGGCTTCACCATCAGCGACACGCACAACTACGGCACGCTCACGGTCGAGGGCGTGATCCAGAAGTCGAGCAACGTGGGTGCGCTCAAGATCGCCCAGAAGATGACCCCGCACGAGATGTGGGACACCTACACGGCGCTCGGCTACGGCCAGAAGCCGCAGATCCAGTTCCCCGGCGCGGTCACGGGGCGCCTGCGCCCGTGGAAGACCTGGAAGCCGGTCGAGCAGGCCACCATGGCCTATGGCTACGGCCTGTCGGCGTCGCTGTTCCAGATGGCGCATTCGTACACCGCCTTCGCGCACGACGGGGCCATCATTCCGGTCACCATCCTCAAGAGCACCGAGTCGCCCGTGGGCGTGCGGGTGTTCTCGCCGTCGAACGCGCTGGCCGTGCGCAAGATGCTGCAGATGGCGGCCGGCCCGGGCGGCACTGGCACGCGCGCGCAGACCATCGGCTACTCGGTCGGCGGCAAGTCGGGCACCGCCCACAAGCAGGTTGGCAAAGGTTACGCGAGCAACAAATATCGCGCCTGGTTCACCGGCATGGCACCGATCGAAAAGCCGCGCATCATCGTCGGCGTGATGATCGACGAGCCGAGCGATGGCCAGTATTTCGGCGGCGTGGCCGCCGCGCCCGTTTTCAGCGAGGTCGTGCAGCAGACCCTGCGCATGATGAACGTTCCGCCCGACCTCGCGGTCAAACCGCTGGTGGTGACGCAAGGCGTCGACGAGAGCTTCTGA
- a CDS encoding Mur ligase family protein translates to MLTLTSPSLAALWLKERVQGALHADSRPVGAGDGFIAWPGAATDGRRHVASALAQGAAACLVEHQGVEAFGFDGDERIASYPGLKAATGPIASAFYDDPSAALEVLAVTGTNGKTSTAWWLAESLSALAVPGGVRAPRLDGSAERGVPSPCAVMGTLGIGVPPELVYTGLTTPDPVMMQRELRALVERGFGACAIEASSIGIAERRLDGARIAVAVFTNFTQDHLDYHGSMEAYWQAKAELFRWPGLRAAVINIDDVHGASLCANLLEAGIGALDVWTVSAAGAPARLMARDVGYDAQGLRFSVAEHDNDAVERMSTGLIGQYNVANLLGVLGTLRALGLSLAQAVTACAGLTSVPGRMERVGAAANAPLAVVDYAHTPDALDKALAGLRPLAQQRGGALWCVFGCGGDRDPIKRPMMAAVAERQADRVIVTSDNPRSENPDAIISQVLLGLARPEAAQVQPDRAAAIADAIAQAAPQDVVLLAGKGHEAWQEIAGQRIPFSDRIHALDALTRRGAA, encoded by the coding sequence ATGCTGACACTCACTTCCCCCTCGCTCGCCGCGCTCTGGCTCAAGGAGCGCGTGCAGGGCGCGCTGCATGCGGACAGCCGGCCGGTGGGCGCGGGCGACGGCTTCATCGCCTGGCCCGGCGCGGCCACCGACGGGCGCAGGCACGTGGCTTCGGCACTGGCGCAGGGCGCTGCGGCCTGCCTGGTCGAGCACCAGGGCGTGGAGGCCTTCGGCTTCGATGGCGACGAGCGCATTGCAAGCTACCCGGGGCTCAAGGCCGCCACCGGTCCGATCGCATCGGCCTTCTACGACGACCCCTCGGCCGCGCTCGAAGTGCTGGCCGTGACCGGCACCAATGGCAAGACCTCCACCGCATGGTGGCTCGCCGAATCGCTCTCCGCGCTGGCCGTGCCCGGCGGCGTTCGCGCGCCGCGGCTCGACGGCAGCGCCGAGCGCGGCGTGCCTTCTCCCTGCGCGGTGATGGGCACGCTGGGCATCGGCGTGCCGCCGGAGCTCGTCTACACAGGCCTCACCACGCCCGACCCGGTGATGATGCAGCGCGAACTGCGCGCGCTGGTGGAGCGCGGCTTCGGCGCCTGCGCCATCGAAGCCTCGTCGATCGGCATCGCCGAACGCCGGCTCGACGGCGCGCGCATCGCGGTGGCGGTGTTCACCAACTTCACGCAGGACCATCTCGACTACCACGGCAGCATGGAGGCCTACTGGCAGGCCAAGGCCGAGCTGTTCCGCTGGCCCGGCCTGCGCGCCGCGGTGATCAACATCGACGACGTGCACGGCGCCAGCCTGTGCGCGAACCTGCTCGAGGCCGGCATCGGCGCGCTCGACGTCTGGACCGTCTCGGCCGCCGGCGCGCCGGCGCGGCTCATGGCGCGCGACGTCGGCTACGACGCGCAGGGCCTGCGGTTCTCGGTGGCCGAGCACGACAACGACGCCGTGGAGCGCATGTCGACCGGCCTGATCGGCCAGTACAACGTGGCCAACCTGCTGGGCGTGCTCGGCACGCTGCGGGCGCTGGGGCTGTCGCTCGCGCAGGCCGTGACGGCCTGCGCCGGGCTCACCAGCGTGCCGGGCCGCATGGAGCGCGTGGGCGCGGCTGCCAATGCGCCGCTGGCCGTGGTCGACTATGCCCACACGCCCGACGCGCTCGACAAGGCACTGGCCGGCCTGCGCCCGCTCGCGCAGCAGCGCGGCGGCGCGCTCTGGTGCGTGTTCGGCTGCGGCGGCGACCGCGACCCGATCAAGCGCCCGATGATGGCGGCCGTGGCCGAGCGCCAGGCCGACCGCGTGATCGTGACCAGCGACAACCCGCGCAGCGAGAACCCCGACGCGATCATCAGCCAGGTGCTGCTCGGCCTCGCGCGCCCCGAAGCGGCCCAGGTGCAGCCTGACCGCGCGGCCGCCATCGCCGACGCCATTGCGCAGGCCGCACCGCAGGACGTGGTGCTGCTCGCCGGCAAGGGCCATGAAGCCTGGCAGGAAATCGCCGGCCAGCGCATTCCGTTCTCGGACCGCATCCATGCGCTCGATGCACTCACCCGGCGAGGTGCCGCATGA